Proteins encoded by one window of Streptomyces sp. NBC_01571:
- a CDS encoding PLP-dependent aminotransferase family protein, which translates to MAESWVNSAERIGADLHLELAGPGGRRAALIRALRDAVRGGRLAPGTRLPPYRSLAADLGMARNTVADAYAELVAEGWLTARQGSGTRVATPLRQWGNTAAPGAAARVPKKAPAPARGPRHDLRQGTPDASSFPRSAWLASYRRALQQAPNDAFGPGDPAGRRELREALAEYLTRTRGVAAEPDRIVICSGFAHALRLLFPHVLRGPLAVESYGLGFHRELLTSASVRTVPLALDEDGAQVGELDRERAVLLTPAHQFPTGGPLHPARRAAVVDWARARGGLILEDDYDGEFRYDRRPVGALQGMDPERVVHIGSVSKSLSPALRLGWMVLPERYVDAVLAAKGEREAWASALDQLTLAEFIASGSYDRHVRRMRQRYRTRRDRLVAALAERAPHIEVTGIAAGLHAVLRLPPGTERSAVKAATWQGVALDGLAEFRHPRATMRGPDGLVVGYATPSEHAYGAALEALCEALPPG; encoded by the coding sequence ATGGCGGAATCATGGGTCAATTCTGCGGAACGGATCGGTGCCGACCTGCACTTGGAGCTGGCCGGGCCGGGCGGACGCCGGGCCGCCCTGATCCGGGCGCTGCGCGACGCCGTGCGCGGCGGAAGGCTGGCGCCGGGCACGCGGCTGCCGCCGTACCGCTCGCTCGCCGCCGACCTGGGCATGGCGCGCAACACCGTCGCCGACGCGTACGCCGAGCTCGTCGCCGAGGGCTGGCTGACCGCCCGCCAGGGCTCGGGCACCCGGGTCGCCACGCCCTTGAGGCAGTGGGGGAACACCGCAGCGCCGGGCGCCGCCGCGCGCGTACCGAAGAAGGCACCCGCACCCGCCCGGGGCCCCCGGCACGATCTGCGGCAGGGCACCCCGGACGCGTCGTCGTTCCCGCGCTCCGCCTGGCTCGCCTCGTACCGCCGGGCCCTCCAGCAGGCGCCCAACGACGCCTTCGGGCCGGGCGATCCGGCGGGTCGGCGCGAGCTGCGCGAGGCTCTGGCCGAATACCTGACACGGACGCGCGGCGTAGCCGCCGAGCCGGATCGGATCGTGATCTGCTCCGGCTTCGCGCACGCTCTGCGGCTGTTGTTCCCCCACGTCCTGCGGGGGCCGCTGGCCGTCGAGTCGTACGGTCTCGGCTTCCACCGCGAGTTGCTGACCAGCGCGTCCGTACGGACCGTGCCGCTGGCCCTGGACGAGGACGGCGCCCAGGTGGGCGAACTGGACCGGGAGCGGGCCGTACTGCTCACGCCGGCACACCAGTTCCCGACCGGCGGCCCGCTGCATCCGGCGCGGCGGGCCGCGGTGGTCGACTGGGCACGCGCGCGCGGCGGACTGATCCTCGAGGACGACTACGACGGTGAGTTCCGCTATGACCGCAGGCCCGTCGGCGCCCTGCAGGGAATGGACCCGGAGCGGGTCGTCCACATCGGCTCGGTCAGCAAGAGCCTGTCGCCCGCCCTGCGGCTCGGCTGGATGGTCCTTCCGGAGCGGTACGTCGACGCCGTCCTCGCGGCCAAGGGCGAGCGGGAGGCGTGGGCGAGCGCCCTGGACCAGCTGACGCTCGCGGAATTTATCGCCTCCGGGTCGTACGACCGTCATGTGCGCCGCATGCGGCAGCGGTACCGGACGCGGCGCGACCGGCTCGTCGCGGCGCTCGCCGAACGGGCCCCGCACATCGAGGTCACCGGGATCGCGGCCGGCCTGCACGCGGTGCTGAGACTGCCGCCCGGGACCGAGAGGTCGGCGGTCAAGGCCGCGACGTGGCAGGGCGTCGCGCTGGACGGACTCGCCGAGTTCCGCCACCCACGGGCGACGATGCGCGGACCGGACGGGTTGGTGGTGGGGTACGCGACGCCTTCGGAACACGCGTACGGGGCCGCCTTGGAGGCGTTGTGCGAGGCGCTGCCACCCGGATGA
- a CDS encoding DUF397 domain-containing protein, which produces MDNIKQRMRNERIYNGMPARELGSEGWHKPWSGGNGGNCLEAMKLADGRIAVRQSADPDGPALIYTPGEMTAFIQGAKEGVADFLLS; this is translated from the coding sequence ATGGACAACATCAAGCAGCGGATGCGCAACGAGCGGATCTACAACGGAATGCCGGCTCGTGAACTCGGCAGCGAGGGCTGGCACAAGCCGTGGAGCGGAGGCAACGGCGGCAACTGCCTGGAAGCGATGAAACTCGCCGACGGGCGGATCGCGGTGCGCCAGTCGGCGGACCCGGACGGACCCGCTCTCATCTACACGCCCGGTGAGATGACCGCGTTCATCCAGGGAGCCAAGGAAGGGGTGGCGGATTTCCTTCTCTCCTGA
- a CDS encoding helix-turn-helix transcriptional regulator — MSEPRSAPTVGQVVLGRRLLDLRERAGLKREEAARILRVAPATVRRMEMAEVSLKIPYLQLLLKSYGISDEEAEAFVQLAEEANRPGWWQRFHDILPGWFSMYVSLEGAATLIRSYEPHFVPGILQTEEYARGVLKAGAVGQTRPEDIERHVALRMKRQDLLIREGAPRIWAVMDETALRRAVGGPEVMRAQVDKLIESTKLPNVTLQVVPFSTGPHAGTYGPFVLFRFAMPELPDMVYSEYLTGAVYLDERSEVATHLEVMDRMAAQAATAHRTKEILLDLRKEL; from the coding sequence GTGAGCGAACCGCGGTCCGCGCCGACGGTCGGTCAGGTCGTCCTCGGCCGACGCCTGCTGGACCTGCGCGAACGCGCCGGCCTCAAGCGCGAGGAGGCCGCGCGCATCCTGCGCGTCGCGCCCGCCACGGTCCGCCGGATGGAGATGGCCGAGGTCTCCCTCAAGATCCCGTACCTCCAGCTGCTGCTGAAGTCGTACGGGATCTCCGACGAGGAGGCCGAGGCCTTCGTCCAACTGGCCGAGGAGGCCAACCGGCCCGGCTGGTGGCAGCGCTTCCACGACATCCTGCCGGGCTGGTTCTCGATGTACGTCAGCCTGGAGGGCGCGGCCACCCTCATCCGGTCGTACGAACCCCACTTCGTCCCCGGCATTCTGCAGACCGAGGAGTACGCCCGTGGTGTCCTGAAGGCGGGCGCCGTCGGCCAGACGAGACCCGAGGACATCGAGCGCCACGTGGCGCTGCGCATGAAACGCCAGGATCTGCTCATTCGTGAGGGCGCACCCCGGATCTGGGCCGTGATGGACGAGACGGCCCTGCGCCGCGCCGTCGGCGGACCAGAGGTGATGCGCGCACAGGTCGACAAGCTGATCGAGTCCACGAAGCTGCCCAACGTCACGCTCCAGGTCGTCCCGTTCTCCACGGGGCCGCACGCCGGCACGTACGGGCCCTTCGTGCTGTTTCGCTTTGCCATGCCGGAGCTCCCGGACATGGTCTACAGCGAGTACCTGACCGGCGCCGTCTATCTGGACGAGCGTTCCGAGGTGGCGACCCACCTCGAGGTCATGGACCGCATGGCGGCTCAGGCCGCGACGGCACATCGCACGAAGGAGATCCTTCTGGATCTCCGCAAGGAGTTGTGA
- a CDS encoding glutamate synthase subunit beta, translated as MADPKGFMTTPREEYPRRPVGERVRDWNEVYVPGALLPIIRRQADRCMDCGVPFCHEACPLGNLIPEWNDLVSRDDWRAASDRLHATNNFPEFTGRLCPAPCEAGCVLAINQPAVTIKNVEVAIADRAWADGFTPPNPPERLSGRTVAVVGSGPTGLAAAQQLTRAGHTVAVYERADRIGGLLRYGIPAFKMEKRHLERRLEQMRAEGTKFRTSTTIGQDLTASELRMRYDAVVLATGATAWRELDVEGRELSGIHQAMEYLPFADRVCEGDLEVSPLSAAGKHVVIVGGGDTGADCLGTAVREGAASVTQLDIYPQPEEERDHDVEPWPTYPKIYRLSPAHEEARDLETAPAAHADARLFAASTLHFTGDARGRVRSLHLVEVDAGRRPVPGSGRTLPADLVLLALGFSGPDRHDGLIDQLGLALDARGTITRDARFATNVPRVYVAGDAARGQSLIVWAIAEGRAVAAAVDRALTGISSLPAPIGPYDRPMTA; from the coding sequence ATGGCCGATCCCAAGGGATTCATGACCACTCCGCGCGAGGAGTATCCTCGCCGGCCCGTCGGGGAGCGGGTGCGGGACTGGAACGAGGTGTACGTCCCGGGTGCGCTGTTGCCGATCATCAGACGCCAGGCCGACCGCTGCATGGACTGCGGAGTCCCCTTCTGCCACGAGGCCTGTCCGCTCGGCAACCTGATCCCCGAGTGGAACGACCTCGTCTCCCGCGACGACTGGCGTGCGGCGAGCGACCGGCTGCACGCGACGAACAACTTCCCCGAGTTCACCGGCCGGTTGTGTCCCGCGCCGTGCGAGGCGGGCTGTGTCCTCGCGATCAACCAGCCCGCGGTCACCATCAAGAACGTCGAGGTGGCCATCGCCGACCGTGCCTGGGCGGACGGCTTCACGCCGCCGAACCCACCGGAGCGGCTCTCCGGGCGGACGGTCGCGGTGGTCGGATCGGGGCCCACCGGGCTGGCGGCGGCCCAGCAGTTGACCCGGGCCGGTCACACCGTGGCCGTCTATGAGCGTGCCGACCGGATCGGCGGCCTGCTGCGGTACGGCATCCCCGCGTTCAAGATGGAGAAGCGTCACCTGGAGAGACGGCTCGAGCAGATGCGGGCGGAGGGAACCAAGTTCCGTACCTCGACGACGATCGGCCAGGACCTCACGGCGTCGGAGCTGCGGATGCGCTACGACGCCGTCGTGCTCGCGACGGGGGCCACGGCCTGGCGCGAACTCGACGTGGAGGGAAGGGAGTTGAGCGGCATCCATCAGGCGATGGAGTATCTGCCGTTCGCCGACCGGGTGTGCGAGGGCGATCTGGAGGTCTCGCCACTGTCCGCGGCCGGCAAGCACGTCGTCATCGTCGGCGGCGGCGACACGGGAGCGGACTGTCTGGGGACGGCGGTGCGTGAGGGCGCGGCGTCCGTGACCCAGCTCGACATCTATCCGCAGCCGGAGGAGGAGCGTGACCACGACGTCGAACCGTGGCCCACGTATCCGAAGATCTACCGGCTATCGCCCGCGCACGAGGAGGCCCGGGACCTGGAGACGGCACCGGCGGCACACGCGGACGCGCGGCTCTTCGCCGCGTCCACGCTCCACTTCACCGGGGACGCCAGGGGACGGGTGCGCTCGCTGCACCTGGTCGAGGTGGACGCGGGGCGCCGCCCCGTCCCTGGTTCCGGCCGGACCCTCCCGGCCGACCTCGTGCTGCTCGCCCTCGGTTTCTCGGGCCCGGACCGGCACGACGGTCTGATCGATCAGCTCGGGCTCGCCCTCGACGCGCGCGGCACGATCACCCGCGACGCGCGTTTCGCGACCAATGTTCCGCGGGTGTATGTCGCCGGGGACGCGGCCCGTGGCCAGTCCCTCATCGTGTGGGCCATCGCCGAGGGCCGCGCGGTGGCGGCCGCGGTGGATCGCGCACTGACCGGAATCTCCAGCCTGCCGGCGCCGATCGGCCCGTACGACCGCCCCATGACGGCGTAG
- a CDS encoding uridine kinase: protein MRLEAITWERLGDLLAERLLDLKPDDGSPWPRIAFDGAPAARPGELAHRVSEALRIRGRSSLVVGAQDFMRPASLRFEYGHEDVDAYYDGWFDTGALWREVFGPLDPGGNGRVLPDLWDPATDRATRSAYVQLPPGGLLLFHGPFLLRHWFPFDLSVHVLLSPGALSRRTPEPEHWTLPAFRRYETEVAPGTVADVLVRADDPRHPAWNG, encoded by the coding sequence GTGCGACTCGAAGCGATCACCTGGGAACGGCTCGGCGACCTCCTCGCCGAGCGCCTGCTCGACCTGAAGCCCGACGACGGCAGCCCCTGGCCGCGGATCGCCTTCGACGGAGCGCCGGCCGCCCGCCCCGGCGAGCTCGCGCACCGTGTCTCGGAGGCGCTGCGGATACGCGGCCGGTCCTCGCTCGTCGTCGGCGCCCAGGACTTCATGCGGCCCGCGTCCCTCCGGTTCGAATACGGTCACGAGGACGTCGACGCCTACTACGACGGCTGGTTCGACACCGGCGCTCTGTGGCGCGAGGTCTTCGGTCCCCTCGACCCCGGCGGGAACGGCCGCGTCCTGCCCGACCTCTGGGACCCGGCCACCGACCGCGCCACCCGCAGCGCCTACGTCCAACTCCCGCCCGGCGGGCTGCTCCTGTTCCATGGCCCCTTCCTGCTGCGGCACTGGTTCCCGTTCGACCTGAGCGTCCATGTCCTCCTCTCCCCGGGCGCTCTGAGCCGCCGTACGCCGGAGCCCGAGCACTGGACCCTCCCCGCCTTCCGGCGTTACGAGACGGAAGTGGCCCCGGGCACCGTGGCCGATGTGCTGGTCCGCGCGGACGATCCGCGCCACCCGGCCTGGAACGGCTGA
- a CDS encoding ABC transporter ATP-binding protein — protein sequence MGWSQHSDAFLELNFRAMVTRLPALLASSFRLAWTADRRAARIVLVAELARGAAQAVSLLAVNNVLGRLVTSGPVQDRLRGALPALVTVAVVMLLSALLRAASTYATGRLEPKVERVATELYLERAAAVELSAIEDDAFHKLLDTAQYGASSARRMIAIATRVVNAMISLIAAAGVLTVLHPALLPLLVTMTLPSAWSSLTIARRRYESFHTWVQHARAGHLISNLLTEPEAAPEIRVHGVGPFLLRHFRSMSETAEAEQARLARLSARTGLIAAAWTGLATVATYATLGALLVSGAMALSVAGTAVLAIRTGSASLDTLVLEVNSLHEEALFVGDLQRLYVEAAERAIPVGGDPLPEDPSEIRFENVTFTYPGVSTRPALADVTLRLPLGRIVALVGENGSGKTTLVKLLAGLYAPERGRILWDDVDVATVDRQQLAGRIAMVAQDFKRWPFTARVNVAVGRASAPLTDERVASSVAEAGAEDVVADLPRGLDTLLARGFSGGHELSGGQWQRLGIARAAYRRGRILIVDEPTAALDARAELEVFEKIRALAGSGQTVILITHRLASVRHADLVHVLEQGRLVESGSPDELLASGGVYAELYSLQAEQFTSKVPAPKAG from the coding sequence ATGGGGTGGTCGCAACACTCGGACGCGTTCCTGGAGTTGAACTTCCGCGCGATGGTGACGCGGCTGCCGGCGCTGCTCGCCTCCAGCTTCCGGCTCGCCTGGACCGCGGACCGCCGCGCCGCCCGTATCGTGCTCGTCGCCGAGCTGGCCCGGGGCGCGGCGCAGGCGGTGAGCCTGCTGGCCGTCAACAACGTGCTGGGCAGGCTGGTCACGAGCGGCCCGGTCCAGGACCGGCTGCGCGGAGCCTTGCCGGCGCTGGTCACGGTCGCCGTCGTGATGTTGCTCTCCGCACTGCTGCGGGCGGCCTCCACCTATGCCACCGGACGTCTGGAACCCAAGGTGGAGCGGGTGGCGACCGAGCTCTATCTGGAACGCGCCGCGGCCGTGGAGTTGTCCGCGATCGAGGACGACGCCTTCCACAAGCTGCTGGACACCGCGCAGTACGGTGCCTCGTCGGCCCGGCGCATGATCGCGATCGCCACCCGCGTCGTGAACGCGATGATCTCCCTGATCGCGGCCGCGGGCGTGCTGACCGTGCTGCACCCCGCCCTGCTGCCGCTGCTCGTGACGATGACCCTGCCGAGCGCCTGGAGCTCCCTGACCATCGCCCGGCGCCGCTACGAGTCCTTCCACACCTGGGTGCAGCACGCCCGTGCCGGCCATCTGATCAGCAACCTGCTGACCGAGCCCGAGGCGGCTCCGGAGATCCGCGTGCACGGTGTCGGCCCGTTCCTGCTGCGCCACTTCCGCTCGATGTCGGAGACCGCCGAGGCGGAACAGGCCCGACTGGCACGCCTCTCCGCCCGTACCGGCCTGATCGCGGCGGCCTGGACGGGGCTGGCCACGGTGGCGACCTACGCGACCCTCGGCGCGCTGCTGGTCAGCGGTGCGATGGCGCTCTCGGTGGCGGGGACGGCCGTACTCGCGATCCGCACCGGCTCCGCGAGCCTCGACACCCTCGTCCTCGAGGTCAACTCCCTGCACGAGGAGGCGCTGTTCGTGGGCGACCTGCAGCGGCTGTACGTCGAGGCGGCCGAGCGCGCGATCCCGGTGGGCGGCGATCCGCTCCCCGAGGATCCGAGCGAAATCCGCTTCGAGAACGTCACGTTCACCTATCCGGGCGTGTCGACCCGGCCCGCGCTCGCGGATGTCACCCTCCGGCTGCCGCTGGGCCGGATCGTGGCGCTCGTCGGCGAGAACGGTTCGGGCAAGACGACCCTGGTGAAGCTGCTCGCGGGTCTCTACGCGCCCGAGCGGGGCCGGATCCTGTGGGACGACGTCGACGTGGCGACCGTCGACCGGCAGCAACTGGCCGGGCGCATCGCGATGGTGGCGCAGGACTTCAAGCGGTGGCCGTTCACGGCCCGCGTCAACGTCGCGGTCGGCCGGGCCTCGGCCCCGCTGACCGACGAGCGCGTCGCCTCCTCGGTCGCGGAGGCCGGTGCCGAGGACGTGGTCGCCGACCTGCCCCGCGGCCTGGACACGCTCCTCGCCCGGGGCTTCAGCGGCGGACACGAGCTGTCGGGCGGGCAGTGGCAGCGTCTGGGCATCGCGCGGGCCGCGTACCGCCGCGGCCGCATCCTGATCGTGGACGAGCCCACCGCGGCCCTCGACGCGCGGGCCGAGCTGGAGGTGTTCGAGAAGATCCGGGCGCTGGCGGGCAGCGGGCAGACGGTCATCCTCATCACGCACCGGCTGGCCTCGGTCCGCCACGCCGATCTTGTGCACGTACTCGAACAGGGCCGTCTCGTGGAGTCCGGCAGCCCCGACGAACTGCTCGCCTCGGGCGGGGTCTACGCCGAGCTGTACTCGCTGCAGGCGGAGCAGTTCACCTCGAAGGTGCCCGCGCCGAAGGCGGGTTGA
- a CDS encoding DUF899 domain-containing protein: MTLPRIVSREEWRTAREELLVREKAATRARDALAAERRGLPMVEIDKEYVFESGDGKATLLDLFAGRHQLVVYHFMFAPEWDAGCRSCSAFLDQIGHLAHLRARGTEFAAVSRAPYTKILPFKARMGWTLPWYSSRESDFNYDFQASFGGDEPYERPGVSCFLRERDRVFHTYSTYERGLDGLGSTTTLLDLTALGRQEEWEEPAGRASALGAPAGSERIRYHDEYED; this comes from the coding sequence ATGACGCTTCCGCGGATCGTCTCGCGCGAGGAGTGGCGCACCGCGCGCGAGGAACTGCTGGTCAGGGAGAAGGCCGCCACGCGCGCGCGGGACGCGCTGGCCGCGGAGCGGCGCGGGCTGCCCATGGTCGAGATCGACAAGGAGTACGTGTTCGAGAGCGGCGACGGGAAGGCGACGCTGCTCGACCTCTTCGCGGGACGCCACCAACTCGTGGTCTACCACTTCATGTTCGCGCCGGAGTGGGATGCGGGCTGTCGCAGCTGCTCGGCCTTCCTCGACCAGATCGGACACCTCGCGCATCTGCGCGCCCGCGGCACCGAGTTCGCCGCCGTCTCCCGGGCGCCGTACACGAAGATCCTGCCCTTCAAGGCCCGTATGGGCTGGACGCTGCCCTGGTACTCGTCCCGCGAGAGCGACTTCAACTACGACTTCCAGGCGTCCTTCGGGGGCGACGAGCCCTACGAGCGGCCGGGGGTGAGCTGTTTCCTGCGGGAGCGCGACCGGGTGTTCCACACGTACTCGACGTACGAGCGCGGCCTCGACGGGCTCGGCTCCACGACCACCCTGCTCGACCTCACCGCGCTCGGACGGCAGGAGGAGTGGGAGGAGCCCGCGGGACGGGCGTCCGCGCTCGGGGCGCCGGCGGGCAGCGAACGGATCCGGTACCACGACGAGTACGAGGACTGA
- a CDS encoding DUF2293 domain-containing protein encodes MAPIATPPSRGGLLVIQPLRKRHCAECRTGPLTLLVLEEGLPRCVDCADLGHLVFLPRGDTALTRRSREGSALSAVVVRFNRRQGRYERQGVLVEETALARAEEWCLEDAEARRRRRARDARRREAEDQRFTDAFGWEIRRLFPGCPAERAREIATHASVRGSGRVGRSAAGRALSEGAVASAVRASVRHVDTPYDQLLMSGVPRHEARRRIAPTVEARLQGWREELTAGA; translated from the coding sequence ATGGCACCGATCGCGACTCCTCCGTCCCGCGGCGGACTTCTCGTCATCCAGCCGCTCAGGAAACGGCACTGTGCCGAGTGCCGGACCGGACCGCTGACCCTGTTGGTGCTGGAGGAGGGATTGCCGCGCTGCGTGGACTGCGCTGACCTGGGGCATCTGGTGTTCCTGCCGCGCGGCGACACGGCGCTGACGCGGAGATCGCGGGAAGGCAGTGCCCTGTCGGCGGTGGTGGTGCGGTTCAACCGGCGGCAGGGCCGGTACGAGCGGCAGGGCGTCCTTGTCGAGGAGACGGCGCTCGCCCGGGCCGAGGAGTGGTGCCTGGAGGACGCGGAGGCGCGGCGGCGGCGCCGTGCGCGGGACGCGAGACGCCGGGAGGCCGAGGACCAGCGGTTCACGGACGCGTTCGGGTGGGAGATACGCCGGCTGTTCCCCGGCTGTCCGGCCGAACGGGCGCGGGAGATCGCCACGCACGCGTCGGTGCGCGGGAGCGGACGGGTGGGGCGCAGTGCGGCGGGCCGTGCGCTGTCCGAGGGCGCGGTGGCCTCGGCGGTCCGTGCGTCCGTACGGCACGTGGACACGCCGTACGACCAGCTGCTGATGAGCGGCGTGCCGCGGCACGAGGCACGTCGGCGGATCGCGCCCACCGTGGAGGCGCGGCTCCAGGGGTGGCGCGAGGAGCTCACGGCAGGCGCGTGA
- a CDS encoding carboxymuconolactone decarboxylase family protein, translating into MVMTTNTNSNTDGNTSTSTGTERAAGAPAGTTPAPAVAGRPRLDLAKSAPRVFRALIGFDAAAREGLDPALVELIQIRSSQLNHCAYCLHMHTNDARKAGESEDRLHMVAVWREAGHFFTERERAALALTEAVTLVADGGVPDDVYARAAAVFDDQELAHVLALILTINTWNRVALSTAKVAGTDTR; encoded by the coding sequence ATGGTCATGACGACGAACACGAACAGCAACACGGACGGGAACACGAGCACGAGCACCGGCACGGAGCGCGCGGCGGGCGCCCCCGCGGGAACGACGCCCGCGCCCGCCGTCGCCGGGCGCCCCCGCCTCGACCTCGCGAAGTCCGCCCCGAGGGTCTTCCGGGCCCTCATCGGTTTCGACGCGGCGGCCCGGGAGGGGCTCGACCCGGCCCTCGTCGAACTGATCCAGATTCGCTCCTCGCAGCTCAACCACTGCGCGTACTGCCTCCACATGCACACCAACGACGCCCGCAAGGCCGGTGAGAGCGAGGACCGGCTGCACATGGTCGCGGTGTGGCGCGAGGCCGGCCACTTCTTCACCGAGCGGGAGCGCGCCGCCCTCGCCCTCACCGAAGCGGTCACCCTGGTCGCCGACGGCGGTGTCCCGGACGACGTCTACGCGCGGGCCGCCGCGGTCTTCGACGACCAGGAACTGGCCCACGTCCTCGCCCTGATCCTCACGATCAACACCTGGAACCGAGTCGCGCTGTCGACGGCGAAGGTCGCGGGGACGGACACCCGCTGA
- a CDS encoding ATP-binding protein, with protein MARVTPSAPLGTDTAEDRSGLRAIAGLRSRAARGRRFRFELAAHPASVAQARHLTRARLTGWALSDDTCDTAVLVVSELVTNAILHSASRRVVCELHDNDDLVRIAVRDEGCAPGEPRPSAQRPDEERGRGLPLVAAMCRAWGAQDTGPGLLVWADLPRCPSTGAESARSDLGWTAKKPPSEGRGTGTEASGGTATEASWVTGTETSWGTGTEWL; from the coding sequence GTGGCACGCGTGACTCCGTCCGCGCCTTTAGGAACAGACACCGCCGAAGACCGTTCCGGTCTCCGTGCCATCGCAGGGCTGCGCTCGCGTGCGGCCCGCGGGCGCCGGTTCCGCTTCGAGCTGGCCGCACACCCGGCTTCCGTCGCTCAGGCGCGGCATCTGACGCGTGCCCGGCTCACCGGCTGGGCCCTGTCCGACGACACCTGTGACACGGCTGTCCTCGTCGTGTCCGAGCTGGTCACCAACGCCATCCTGCACAGCGCGAGCCGGCGGGTGGTGTGCGAACTGCACGACAACGACGACCTGGTGCGGATAGCCGTACGGGACGAGGGCTGCGCTCCGGGCGAGCCGCGCCCCTCGGCGCAGCGCCCCGACGAGGAGCGCGGCCGGGGCCTGCCGCTCGTCGCGGCCATGTGCCGGGCCTGGGGCGCCCAGGACACCGGGCCGGGGCTGCTGGTCTGGGCCGATCTGCCGCGCTGCCCCTCGACGGGCGCCGAATCGGCCCGGTCCGACCTCGGCTGGACCGCGAAGAAGCCGCCGTCCGAAGGGCGGGGCACCGGAACGGAAGCGTCGGGGGGCACGGCGACGGAAGCATCGTGGGTCACCGGGACGGAGACGTCGTGGGGCACGGGGACCGAATGGCTGTGA
- a CDS encoding DUF1772 domain-containing protein: MIDGPYLVLTVLGVLGCGLVAGVFYGFSAFVMRGLAELPPAQGVAAMNAINTAAVRPAFMLLFVGSAGLCAVLGVVTFVLLPEDGTVELLLGSALYLFGSFGVTVVANVPRNDALLRVDPGSPETAVHWRSYVRGWTRWNHVRTVASAAAAISYTLALT; encoded by the coding sequence ATGATCGATGGGCCTTATCTCGTACTGACGGTGCTGGGGGTGCTCGGCTGCGGGCTGGTGGCAGGGGTGTTCTACGGGTTCTCGGCCTTCGTGATGCGGGGGCTGGCCGAGCTGCCGCCCGCCCAGGGCGTGGCGGCGATGAACGCGATCAACACGGCCGCGGTCCGCCCGGCGTTCATGCTGCTGTTCGTCGGGTCGGCCGGGCTGTGCGCCGTGCTCGGCGTGGTCACTTTCGTGCTGCTGCCCGAGGACGGAACGGTGGAGCTGTTGCTCGGCAGCGCTCTGTATCTGTTCGGGTCGTTCGGGGTGACGGTGGTCGCGAACGTCCCGCGCAACGACGCGCTCCTGAGGGTGGACCCGGGCAGCCCGGAGACCGCCGTGCACTGGCGCTCGTACGTGCGCGGGTGGACGAGATGGAACCACGTCCGCACGGTCGCGTCGGCCGCCGCGGCGATCTCGTACACGCTGGCTCTCACCTGA